A stretch of Deltaproteobacteria bacterium DNA encodes these proteins:
- a CDS encoding enoyl-CoA hydratase/isomerase family protein: MQTGEFRGFEVKVHDPGIAVVTFNQPERLNGMTHHLKRDLVETLLQAQMDDAIRVVVFTGSGRAFSAGDDISGHPTNTDHNTALVPDIPPGHHNATGTYNGLRSLSQPVNQAVRNLDKITIAAINGVAIQTGFSLALACDFRIASEEARMGSATLRFGLLPDEGGQYLLVQLMGVAKTMDFLMRKRIVPAAEAHALGLLHEVVPAKELLPRTMELAQELANGPQVAMRMLKRSIYNAAEMTWSQSLDEIASKTAVTDHHPDATEGMKAFQQKRVPRFNQWLEKK; encoded by the coding sequence ATGCAAACAGGAGAGTTCCGCGGCTTTGAAGTCAAAGTGCACGATCCAGGAATTGCGGTCGTCACGTTTAATCAACCAGAGCGCCTGAATGGCATGACGCATCATCTGAAACGTGACTTAGTCGAAACACTACTGCAAGCGCAAATGGACGATGCGATACGCGTGGTTGTATTCACCGGCTCTGGCCGCGCGTTTTCTGCTGGAGATGACATCTCTGGGCATCCGACCAACACCGACCACAATACGGCTCTCGTCCCCGATATTCCGCCCGGACACCACAACGCCACCGGCACCTACAATGGGCTGCGTTCGCTCTCGCAACCGGTGAACCAGGCAGTCCGTAATCTCGATAAGATCACTATCGCTGCCATTAACGGAGTGGCGATTCAGACAGGATTCTCGCTGGCGCTGGCCTGTGATTTTCGCATCGCCTCCGAAGAAGCACGTATGGGCAGTGCGACCTTACGATTTGGCCTTTTACCTGATGAAGGTGGACAATATCTCTTAGTGCAGCTTATGGGCGTCGCCAAGACGATGGATTTCCTCATGCGCAAACGTATCGTGCCTGCTGCTGAAGCGCACGCGCTGGGATTGTTACATGAAGTCGTTCCAGCCAAAGAGTTACTGCCACGCACGATGGAGCTCGCCCAAGAACTGGCCAATGGCCCACAAGTCGCCATGCGCATGCTCAAGCGTTCGATCTACAACGCGGCCGAGATGACTTGGTCACAGTCACTAGATGAGATTGCCTCGAAAACCGCTGTAACCGACCATCATCCTGATGCCACCGAAGGGATGAAAGCCTTTCAACAAAAGCGTGTGCCGCGGTTTAATCAATGGCTGGAGAAAAAATAG
- a CDS encoding enoyl-CoA hydratase, which yields MDELKVEVRNRVGILTLNRPDKLNALTRTMGDSAVVTLKEWAESPDVGAVIVTGAGRGFCAGGDVSAMDRGTEMGVKGATLEQKVDSLRERQSWPWLLYSIPKVTIAVVNGPAAGAGLGLAMSCDLRIASDQARFGTAYARVGYGGDYGATWQLTRLVGQAKAKELFFLPDMITATEAQQLNLVNRVFPHEKLWEEAIVIAERIASGPLMSYRYMKANINASMNVDFRTMLDREAETHVRCGETEDHREGVRAFMEKRQPVFRGR from the coding sequence ATGGACGAACTGAAAGTTGAAGTGAGAAACCGCGTTGGGATTCTCACGTTGAACCGCCCGGATAAGCTGAACGCATTAACTCGAACGATGGGTGACTCTGCGGTCGTCACTCTGAAAGAGTGGGCTGAGAGTCCAGATGTTGGTGCGGTGATTGTGACCGGTGCAGGGCGTGGCTTCTGCGCTGGCGGTGATGTTTCCGCAATGGATCGTGGTACAGAGATGGGCGTCAAAGGCGCGACGCTTGAACAGAAGGTCGATTCTCTGCGTGAGCGACAATCCTGGCCGTGGTTGTTGTATTCGATTCCTAAGGTGACGATTGCCGTAGTCAATGGACCAGCCGCTGGCGCAGGGCTTGGCCTCGCGATGTCGTGTGACTTACGTATCGCTTCAGACCAAGCACGGTTTGGTACTGCGTACGCACGCGTCGGCTATGGTGGTGACTACGGTGCAACGTGGCAATTGACACGCTTAGTCGGGCAAGCCAAGGCGAAAGAGTTGTTCTTCTTACCGGATATGATCACTGCAACCGAAGCGCAGCAATTGAATCTCGTCAATCGTGTCTTTCCGCACGAGAAATTATGGGAGGAAGCGATAGTGATTGCTGAGCGTATCGCCTCTGGACCACTGATGAGCTATCGCTACATGAAGGCGAATATCAACGCGTCGATGAATGTTGATTTCCGTACGATGTTGGACCGTGAAGCTGAGACCCACGTGCGTTGTGGAGAGACAGAAGATCACAGAGAGGGTGTTCGAGCGTTTATGGAGAAACGGCAGCCAGTTTTTCGTGGCCGTTAG
- a CDS encoding NIPSNAP family protein, translating to MIYEVRTYRLKPGSIPEVEKRFAEVLPHREKYSKLGALWHTELGPLNQIVHVWPYESLDQRMELRGQAMKDPNWPPKIGEFIEEMESEIFLPTAFMEPLGNRKLGPIYEMRSYIYKAGAMPEVLKRWEKSIGDRTKLSPLAACWHSELGELNKFVHLWAYPSFGERDRIRAESMKLPSWPPPTAEFLVKMSNKILLPATCSPMQ from the coding sequence ATGATCTACGAAGTACGCACCTATAGACTGAAACCGGGATCAATTCCTGAAGTCGAAAAACGCTTTGCCGAGGTCTTGCCGCATCGAGAAAAGTATTCGAAGCTCGGCGCGTTGTGGCACACAGAGTTAGGTCCGCTCAATCAGATTGTGCATGTATGGCCATACGAATCGCTCGATCAGCGCATGGAACTGCGCGGACAGGCGATGAAAGATCCCAATTGGCCACCGAAAATCGGTGAGTTTATTGAGGAGATGGAATCCGAGATTTTCCTGCCGACCGCATTCATGGAGCCGCTTGGCAACCGCAAGCTCGGCCCGATCTACGAAATGCGTTCCTATATCTATAAGGCAGGCGCAATGCCAGAAGTGTTAAAACGGTGGGAGAAGTCGATTGGCGACCGCACCAAACTTTCGCCGCTGGCTGCCTGTTGGCACAGTGAGCTAGGTGAACTCAACAAGTTCGTGCATCTGTGGGCATATCCGAGTTTTGGCGAGCGCGATCGCATTCGCGCTGAGTCGATGAAACTGCCATCGTGGCCACCGCCGACCGCGGAGTTTCTGGTAAAGATGAGTAACAAGATTCTGCTTCCAGCGACGTGTTCGCCGATGCAATAG
- a CDS encoding LLM class flavin-dependent oxidoreductase, whose amino-acid sequence MSGVKIGIGFGQWKYGLPEPELICRSAEQAEAVGLDSLWLSDHIVTRNPTLDITCLFAMIAARTKRVKMGPSVLTLPARNPVQVAKTYATLDYLSNGRMVMAVGSGSDLRDLEACGVPTQDRGKRLDEGIEILRKLWTEQNVTHHGKFYQFENVNIEPKPRKGSLDIWIGGKSDAILKRVVRLGDGWFPALTTPAEFKADMDKLIAFGEEAGRKVNPREAGVLLLTHIDENRERAWQKVAPFLRGLNMEPEAVAERCIVGPAQECVEKLHRFVEAGCVKFVLRPSCPQEDILPQIELYGKSILPHFSAN is encoded by the coding sequence ATGAGCGGCGTCAAAATCGGTATTGGTTTCGGTCAATGGAAATACGGGTTGCCTGAACCCGAACTGATCTGTCGGAGTGCAGAACAGGCCGAGGCAGTTGGTCTCGATTCGCTTTGGTTGTCTGATCACATTGTGACACGTAACCCGACGCTTGATATCACCTGCCTCTTTGCCATGATCGCTGCACGTACGAAACGCGTGAAAATGGGACCGAGTGTGCTAACCCTGCCAGCGCGTAATCCCGTGCAGGTAGCGAAGACTTATGCAACGCTTGATTATCTGTCGAATGGCCGTATGGTGATGGCAGTTGGGTCAGGCAGCGATCTTCGTGATCTGGAAGCCTGTGGGGTTCCCACGCAAGATCGCGGAAAACGTTTAGATGAGGGGATCGAGATCCTTCGCAAATTGTGGACTGAACAGAATGTGACCCATCACGGCAAGTTTTATCAGTTTGAGAACGTCAACATTGAACCCAAGCCGCGTAAAGGCTCGCTCGATATTTGGATCGGTGGCAAAAGCGACGCCATCCTCAAACGCGTCGTGCGACTTGGTGATGGCTGGTTCCCGGCTTTGACGACACCCGCAGAATTCAAAGCCGATATGGATAAGCTTATCGCCTTTGGTGAAGAGGCTGGTCGTAAAGTCAATCCGCGCGAAGCTGGCGTGTTGTTACTGACTCATATCGACGAAAACCGTGAGCGGGCATGGCAAAAAGTTGCCCCGTTCCTTCGTGGCTTAAATATGGAGCCTGAGGCGGTGGCCGAACGCTGCATCGTCGGCCCCGCGCAAGAATGTGTGGAAAAACTGCATCGCTTTGTTGAAGCTGGATGTGTGAAGTTCGTGCTGCGACCCTCCTGTCCACAAGAAGATATTCTTCCGCAGATCGAACTCTATGGGAAATCCATTCTTCCCCACTTTTCCGCAAACTAG